The genomic interval ccctctattggccggccgccactgatgtgtgttaaattaataaaagtcaCATTTTATGTATTGGTTTATTGACTTCCTCCTGGCTGGCCTGCAGGTATGTGTACCACAGCTCTCAGTGGATGGTGGCTGGCAACACGGACCACTCGTGTATCTCTCCACGGCTCTACGTGCACCCGGACTCTCCGTGCGCAGGAGAGACGTGGATGCGTCAGGTGATCAGCTTTGACCGGGTCAAACTCACCAACAACGAGATGGACGACAAGGGACATGTAGGTAACCCATCTGAGCATGCTGCTGCTTCCTCTGACTCTCTGTAGAAGTATAGACCCACAGGTCAGGCATTTCTATTTGTGGATGTAAAAATCATATTATAAGACAAGACATTAAAATTGCTCCTTAACCACGAGAACTCTCTCAAATTAACTACAGTCATACTAAGAAATATatagaaatgtttttgttttttttaaatcatattataaGACAAGGCATTAAAATTTAAAAGTATAACAAACAAGAGTAAGaaatagaaaatgcatttcctgctgaaaatgcgtgggaatgctgacagcggaaatttattgaaaagcattgctgaaaatgcagaaatgtgaaatgacttgcctaaaaatgttaaagctcaaATGCATTGTACTGCTGAAAACCCTAGAAGATGAAATGTACAACTGGCAGAGTTGGAAGCTGATTCAGCATTCCCAGTATTGTTCTTCTAAGGTTTATTCAACTTCTTCAACTATTTCTTCTGTACGTTTTTTGCAGTTTAACTActcctgcatactttcagctacagaaaccgttcaactatcaaaatattcagctctttaaggacattagtgcTATGACGTTTCttgtttcaactatttatactttttaaaattttaagctttttccactttttttttacaatgtaactcAATATAGAAAATCTTCAAATCGTCTTAAACctactccactttgaaatgctactgcttTGTATATCAgctcttagcttctttagctAATGCAGTTCAGATTCCAACTCTGCCAGTTGTCAGTTCATCTTCTAGGGTTGTCTGCAttgcagtgcaatgcatttgagctttaacatttttaggcaagtcatttcacatttctgcattttcagcaatgctttgcaataactttcagctgtcagcattcccacgcattttcagcaggaaatgcattttctatttCTTACTCTTGTTTGTTATTCTTTTCAATTTTAATGTCTTGTCttataatatgattttttttaaaaacaaaacatgtctaTATATTTCTTAGTATGACTGTAGTTCATTTGAGAGAGTTCTCGTAGTTAAGGAGCAGCAGAGTCTTTAACTGCTTTGGCAGCTTCAGTGCTGCTTGGATTCATATTCGACCATGTTTGGTGTAATAGTGGATTTGACTGTTCCTCAGGAAGGAAAGCCTGGAGGCCTGTGTGTCTTTTAGGGATAAAGGAAGTGGAAATCCGGTAACTTCCTGTAAAGGTTCAGTGATGTACAGATGTGACAGATGTGGTGACTGGGGAGGCTGTAGGTGGATTTTGACTTGATCCTGGTGTTTATAAAACCACATTGGAATCGGTGTGTTTGGGGAATTCATTATGTGAATGGTATATAGGCCCTATACCATGGAGGAATGTAGAAGCTGTGTTGAAACGGCCTCATAATCCCTGATGATGTTTTGGTCAGTTTGCCACCTTCACTGGAAATCTTTCGCTCATTTTAGGCACGAATAAAGAAGTGTTAattgttttacctttttttaagaTGTTTGGCATTAAATTTGCAATCTTGtgtattttagaaaaaaatattttactctTGTAAAaccttatatatatactgtatatatattatattaatgttttattcgGCTCCTCTATTAACACGTAAAAAGGAAAACTTTAGATTTGTAGACTTCAGCACCAAATGCGGTCAAACTGTAAATTTCATGATATAGATTTTACtgttactttttatttaaaaatacttaacgaaatttgaaatttattttaaatgagaataataataataataataataataatacaccacAAAAGCTACACAATAAACTGCTaaattacattttcagaaataaaTCTTAATTAGATgacattgtttacatttttttagagATGTCAAATTGAAATCATGCCAATTTCCATGAAATGGATAGCTAGATTAATATTTGTATGATGCACTAATTTAATGATATCTGATGTTTTGTTAGTTTATTTGTAGAATAGCACATTTTAGCCATCACTATATTAATTTTAATATACCTAACAGTCTTTGAAATATTACTTTGCGTTGGGTTGTGAGATTGTGTTGCCTGTTGGGACATTGTcgtaaattatatttttttctattattgtaTTTCCCTTATACTGTTTATAGCCTACTGTAGTGAAATGATTTGCTCATTtcctacatttttaaaatgtttataatgAGTAAATTAAATCAGTCAACGACGGAAAAATTAACGGcaattatttgaatattttcctttttatagaggtggtttaatggtttaattTTTAAAGCCAAACTGCCAAACGTTCTCCAATTCTCAACTCTGAGGATCAGTTGCTTCGCTTTTGTCTCATGTGatagtaaattaaatattttggggttctggacaaaaaaagcaatttgtTGGCATCTGTTTGAGCTTTAGAGATTGTGATGGAAATGATTCACTAATATGTGATATGTCATACACCAAAAGATTAAACAGTTGATTGAAAAAATAATCTTGAGATGAATTGATAATGAGGTTTaactttagttgcagccctatatttTTGTGGCAAAATATAAAGTGTCctcttcatctcttcttccAGGTCATCCTCCAGTCGATGCACAAATACAAGCCACGTGTGCACGTCATCCGGCACGACCCTCGCATGGACCTGTCCCAGATCCAGTCTCTGCCTGCTGAAGGAGTCCACAGCTTCTCCTTCCCAGAGACGGAGTTCACCACAGTCACAGCCTACCAGAACCAACAGGTATCTCTCACTGGAACTGGCTCATCACATacagtaggggagagtggggtcgGTTGGGACACATCTGCATCGAAACTAAATAACCTTCCATTACTCACAGACTACTTgaacagtaatgaaaataatttgatccCTGAACAGATACAGGTGTCTGCTGACTATTTATCAAGTCTTATAGAGCCCAACCCAAACGGGAAATTTGTTAAATATACAAGGAGTGCATTTTCCCCAAATTCTGCCTCCGGGCCGGTTGGGACACCTTGTACTGggctaaaaaaatattatttatattgaaaaaaaatttgaacaccttatatttataatgtcacttgttcacacatttctttgagaaaaaagaaaacatttgttaaATTATTCTATTTTCATAAATGATTGAGATATGGAATTTGGCAAAAAGGGTTTCTGACTGGCTGCCACTTGGGTAAACATTCACCCAGAGACTTCACACTGGGTCTTATTCAATTAGGAAAAGCATTTCTCTTGTTTTTGTTGAATTGGAACAAAGTAGGAACTATAATCAATACTGTCCCGACCGCCCCAGGGAGAGTAGACACACTTTAGATTCCTGTGCTAGCTAGCTGACTAACATCAACTGATAGGCCAGAAAATAAGCTTTCCACcaatatgtttttgtatgtggcagattaatcgcacattttgtatctgttcaaaatgtaccttaagggagatttgtcaagtatttaatactcttatcaacatgggagtgggcaaatatgcttgctttatgcaaatgtatgtatagattaagtattggaaatcaattaaaaacacaaaacaaggaaaccagaaaccctcacaggtactgcatttagcataaaaaatatgctcaaatctgcccaacaggcaacaacagctatcagtgtgtcagtcttctgacttgactatgacttgccccaaactgcatgtgattatcataaagtgggcatgtctgtaaaggggagactcgtgggtacccatagaacccattttcattcacatatcttgaggtcagaggtcaagggacccggtgaaaatgtccatgccagttaatcctcaccaaaatgtagcgtaagtttggagcgttatttagcctccttgttGACgtcctagtatgacatggttggtaccaatggattccttaggttttttagtttcacatgatgccagtatcttcactctagttttaaaattgagcccgctacaacctaaaaatcgcaagttgcgttaacgcgttaaagaaattagtggcattaaaaccaatttgcgttaacacgttattatcgggttaactttgacagcccttggcataacaaaaaacagtatggtaGAAGAAAAATAAGAGGAGACAAACATTTACTTACTTGCTGTGTATTTCAAAACTGATGTGAGGAATAGTCAAAAGGTCTCCACTTTGAGGTTGAAAGTGAAGAAGGTGTGGCTGCGTAGGCATTGTTTCTTTTTATCTTGCTAAAAAGGCACTGTCACAACCAACCCTGTTCTCCCCTTCTTTATAACATAATCAGAAATAATGGATTTGATCGACTGTTGAAACACAGAAGAACACGATATATTAAAAAATTTTGCTGTTTAAACAACAGAATTTTTGTTTCTGCTACATATCTGATGTTGTATATTTACGTTCTACATCCTTGCGGCAGAAATATTAAGAAAGCAAATATCAAGTCTTTTCATGCACGCAGTGGCTATAATCCTCCTCCGTGATCCAATCAAACATCATGGAGGTGATGAGGCCCACTTCTCTGTGCTCTCAGCAAAATCATAAATTACAGTGTCCTGATTTCCAGTTGCTCagagctgttgtgtgtgtgtgtgtgtgtgtgtgtgcatgagtgtgtgtgtgcgtgcgtgcatgtgtgtgtgtgtgtgttgctgaccCCTCCGTtggctccagctcctccagtaACAGAGGCGTTGCCAGCTCTTTTCATCAGGGCTCATTTTTACGATCAGCGAACGTATTATTACAGAAACTCAATAACGAGGTTTGACTGGGCCAACTGCTGGAGTCCGCAGCCCCATTAAAGCACCAAATAAAACTGTACGACCTCCAGGAGCCCTGTTTGACATGGCTGCTCGCCCTGGGTGCTGCTGGGAGATGCAGTTCCCCCGAGGCGAGAGCTCTGCCACTCTCCGCGCCGCTGTAAAGCTGAGCTCATTGTTAGCTTAACACGTCAGCGTCCACTCTAACGCGTGTCTGTTCTCTCCTCTCCCGGGCAAGATCACGAAACTGAAGATCGACAGGAACCCGTTCGCCAAGGGCTTCAGAGATCCAGGACGGAACAGGTACGGCAAAATCTCACCAAACATCAACACTTGTTTTAGCTTTAGAGAGTGCTCCGCtaaagcagtgattctcaaagcggggtccggggacccccaggggccCGTGGCACTCTGCCAAGGGGTCCATGAAAagttttcagattcattcatttaaattatcatgATATCATTTTCTCAACGACTCATATTTCGATTTTTAAATCTATAGTATaatcagcccagtcgccaggaaaaaatgttggcattgtatgtttctaCAAACCCTGGTTACGTTGAATGTGGACGTTTTTGCATTTGGTCAGagcgagtgacgtagtatatcgagcaACCGTTATTGACAGTTACGTGGTATGTTTTACACACGCTGTTTTACATGTCGCTGTTTTACGTGTCGCTGTTTTACGTGTCGCTGTTTTACGTGCCGCTGTTTTACGAAACGCTATTACGCTTTTTGCGTAAGATTGTTACACTTATTATTTAATCTCAAGGcgtttgttgtttatttaattccgttacgttacgttggtacattattattttaacacaaaccatgatgttttttctaaccttaaacaagtagtgttgttgcctaaaccaatcGTTtcaaccacgtggcattgtgcgtttctgcaagtgtGATACAAGGCTGATGTATTTATGAAACTTCTTTTTAATTCAGAAAGTCGACATTCAACATttcccgtggtttgcagaagtGCCAACTTTCTGAGTGGGTTGGAATAATAGATCatagattacattttaatctaacaaatctataactcttagaatctgcaaatatgtttaatatatcTTTAATCTCTTTGTAATACATTTctcttgtgttgttctttcacataactaagactatagaagtgtaaaaatTGGCTACCTCAATTATTCCAAGGGACATACATGAGGGGGTCCCCAATATATTCTCTATCTCGTAAGGGGTCCTTGCCTGTAAAAAGATTGAGAACCTCTGCACTAAAGGACCCGAGAGGGATTTAAAGGTTCAACCACTGACATTTGACACCACATAAAACCTTCAAATGAAGTTGAAATGTGCAGTGCAGAATTTCACACCTCTTCGAACCAATATTTAAATACCTGGAATAACATTTTTCAGTGCttttacagtatatgtgtgtgtgtttgtgtgtgtaggggaGTGTTGGATGGCTTGTTGGAGTCGTATCCCTGGAGAGGCCCTCTCAGCTTAGACTTCAAGCCGTTCGCCATACAGCTCCAAGGTATATACAGCTCCTATTACTCCTCTGCTccagtttttgtctttgtgaATCAAGATTCTGACGGGTTTCTTTCTCGACAGGGAGCTCGGGGTCGCCGACCGGCAACGTGAAGACtcttctccccctctcctcttcttcatccctTCACCCGCTCTCCGCGCTCTCCTGCCAGGACGCCGCCCTCCACACCCTCGCTCTCCCTTTCTACGGCAAGGCCTCCTCCTCCCCCGCCTCCCTGCTGCCCAGCAGGGCCTTCTCCTCCCTGGGAGCGGACAGACTGAGAGGCCTGCCCCCGCTGTCTCCGCTGACAGACTTCCCGCTCCTCTCGGCGCTGCAGGCGAAGAAGCCCCCCCACTGCAGGGACCCGTGTCTTCACGGGTCTCCGGGGAGCTCCCCGTGCCTCTTCCCCCTCCACGGCCCCCTCGGCCCTCAGGGGCCCTCTCTGCTCCCTCATCTCTCTGACACTGCGGGCCCCTACTGTCTTTACCGCTACAGCTTCCCCCTGAGCCCCCAACTCACAGCCTTTTCCCGGCACGCCAAACTAGCCGAAAGCGCCACAGACTGTCTGCTGCGCCAGTCTCCGTGGCACCCGACCACCAACCACTGCCTCTGACAGCTGGACCGCACTTTTAGGGCTCCGGCCCATTGAGTGTAACGAGCCAAAGCTTATTGCGACGAAACAGAGAAGGCTGATTCTCTATCCGACCCAAAGGAGCAATAAACTGCAGCAGTTGGGACGTTTTCGTACAGTGTTGGATCTACCAGCACAAAAACTGATCCTGAACCAGATCACGAGCTGCTGCTCTTCACTGTGCACACTCAACTAAAGCCCAACATCCGAGGGAACTGAAATGTAGACAGGATGTAGATCTTTATTTGGGAAAGAAAGCACAGTTTCTTTACCGCAGTACCGCTGTAATGGTGTTACCAAAGAGCATCAGCAATAGGACCTGAGGTATGTAAtatcaatattaatgaatgactGTTAAACTGACCATAAGTGCCtattaaagtattttttcatattttttgctCAGATCACACGCCAGCattcaaaatgttctttttctgTACATACACAAAGTAAAAGAGGAAACTTTTTGATGTTTTCCAACATGAATATACAGCgtatttcaaagtaaaacagaaacacatgccGTTGTGCAACAGGAATAAGAAAGATTTTGAATAAGAAATGATGCAAAAATCTCCTTCAGTGAAAACAaagcatgttttgtgtttttcgaGCTCTAAACTGCAGCTGAATCTCCGTGTCAGGCTCGGCCACCCCTGACTAATAACATGAGCTCATCAGGTCTCTCTGTGATTTTAGGGGAAGAACAACTGCTGCCAGGTTTCAGCCGGCATTTTCCAATCCTGTACTTTATTACCAATAACAGGACTAATCAGAGACGCATGGAGGTGAAAGGGTCACTCTATATGGAGGCCTTTATTAGGCACAGCACGGGCTACAACAAGGCTGGAAGGAGGCTCCTTGCAGCCGTGTCATCATAATTGTAATCATGGTGGTAACATTGTTCCAGGATCAACAGTAAATCAATACTGCTGCTGTGTGAAGACATGTGGAAGGCTTTCAGAAAAGTGACTTCTAGTGAGGAGCAGAGAATGAAACCCTACTGCGGGCCAACATaatgctgtgtttttttgtccatACCAAAGGGGGGCACGCCCGTTCAGCCGCTGATGTGATAATTCCtgccttcagctcagactcaaAACCCTGCACCAtccctcactcactccctccctccctccccctctccgcAGAGCAGCGGTTTAGGCAAAGCGGGGGGAAATGGCCTGTTTCCCGACAAACGGTCATAACCAAACAGCAATTTACTTGTCATGGCCGAGCATGGCAGTGTGAGCTAATGCGCGCTGGACGTGGAAATAGCAGGAAGGAGTTAATTGAGGAACTCAAGTCAG from Sebastes fasciatus isolate fSebFas1 chromosome 10, fSebFas1.pri, whole genome shotgun sequence carries:
- the tbx22 gene encoding T-box transcription factor TBX22 translates to MRWDTEPCAGQSLSSDGYRTRRSVSRMQGLSSRAHAFSVEALVGKPCKRMKVSDGHESSSAGDTSRDTSIFTGPNEYPVSQMKKAGSTRREAELDAVSCEPETQTRVRSETEDAGEAEPGSGEERKPKESACRPDREVQVRVELQGSELWKRFYEIGTEMIITKAGRRMFPSVRVKVRNLDPSQQYYIAMDVMPVDSKRYRYVYHSSQWMVAGNTDHSCISPRLYVHPDSPCAGETWMRQVISFDRVKLTNNEMDDKGHVILQSMHKYKPRVHVIRHDPRMDLSQIQSLPAEGVHSFSFPETEFTTVTAYQNQQITKLKIDRNPFAKGFRDPGRNRGVLDGLLESYPWRGPLSLDFKPFAIQLQGSSGSPTGNVKTLLPLSSSSSLHPLSALSCQDAALHTLALPFYGKASSSPASLLPSRAFSSLGADRLRGLPPLSPLTDFPLLSALQAKKPPHCRDPCLHGSPGSSPCLFPLHGPLGPQGPSLLPHLSDTAGPYCLYRYSFPLSPQLTAFSRHAKLAESATDCLLRQSPWHPTTNHCL